From bacterium, one genomic window encodes:
- a CDS encoding ACT domain-containing protein, producing the protein MFIMQLSVFLENRLGRLKEVLAVLSKNKINIRAMSLAEKSDYGMLRLIVQETEKAVEILKDENISVNLTPVIVAEVIDKPGGLLAIIEPLESNSVNVEYIYAFVEKSGDKALVVVRVEEPEKAATVLREENIKLLEREDIERI; encoded by the coding sequence ATGTTTATTATGCAACTCTCTGTTTTTCTTGAAAACAGGTTGGGTAGACTTAAAGAAGTTTTGGCTGTTTTAAGTAAAAATAAAATCAATATAAGAGCCATGTCGTTGGCTGAAAAATCAGATTACGGTATGTTAAGACTCATTGTGCAAGAGACAGAAAAAGCCGTTGAAATTCTTAAAGATGAAAATATCTCTGTAAACCTTACTCCTGTGATTGTTGCGGAAGTTATAGATAAACCTGGCGGTCTTCTGGCTATAATAGAACCTCTCGAGAGCAACTCTGTTAATGTGGAATATATATACGCATTTGTAGAAAAATCAGGAGACAAAGCTCTGGTAGTGGTAAGGGTGGAGGAACCAGAAAAAGCTGCGACAGTATTAAGAGAAGAAAACATAAAACTTCTTGAAAGAGAGGATATAGAAAGAATATAA
- the iorA gene encoding indolepyruvate ferredoxin oxidoreductase subunit alpha, whose protein sequence is MTKKYLLGNDAIAYGLIEGGVEGVFGYPGTPSSEITQKLIELSKEYRFYAEWSVNEKVAYENAYGASLTGKRTVVIMKHVGLNVASDAFMTSAYTGVEGGFVIIVADDPFAHSSQNEQDSRRYAIFGKVPYFEPSSIQEAKDISTFAFSFSEKIGLPVIIRSVTRISHGKSDVILGNINKNYSKTSFKKNPEKFVMVPANARTALKKLNEKQEYIKTEIEKLPFNSEEKGDATGIIVSGISYQYVKEIKEKHNLSFSLLKISSYPIPDKQITSFIKDKKEVIVFEEGEPVIEENIYIIAKKYGSNILIKGKLEGTLPIEGEYSLELVEKTLVGQNIHTSNLTSKSQPLPVRAPVLCPGCPHIGSFHILKKVFGKDSIFPGDIGCYTLGVQLGTIDTCLCMGAGISMGTGISRFEKDRPVISIIGDSTFFHSGLTGLINACYNKADQIVAILDNRTTAMTGHQPHPGTGETAIGEPTININLEQLILAMGIEKVITVDPYFIKESIEKLKNFKDYKGVRVIIFKRNCIFVGKQPKKQFFVDKNKCTGCKLCLQLKCPAIIFKDGKAEITNQCSGCGICVEICPFNSIEEIKDGN, encoded by the coding sequence ATGACTAAAAAATATTTACTTGGAAATGATGCTATTGCGTATGGTTTAATTGAAGGTGGAGTAGAAGGTGTCTTTGGATACCCAGGAACTCCTTCATCTGAAATAACACAAAAACTTATTGAACTTTCGAAAGAATATAGGTTTTATGCAGAGTGGTCCGTGAACGAAAAGGTTGCTTATGAAAACGCCTACGGCGCTTCTTTGACAGGCAAAAGAACGGTTGTTATTATGAAGCACGTTGGCTTAAATGTTGCTTCAGACGCTTTTATGACATCCGCATACACAGGAGTAGAGGGAGGGTTTGTTATAATTGTAGCAGACGATCCTTTTGCTCACTCTTCACAAAATGAACAAGATTCCCGCAGGTACGCTATATTTGGTAAAGTTCCTTACTTTGAGCCGTCTTCAATACAGGAAGCTAAAGATATATCCACATTTGCTTTCTCTTTCTCAGAAAAGATTGGGCTACCTGTCATTATAAGAAGCGTAACAAGAATATCTCATGGTAAATCGGATGTGATATTAGGGAATATCAATAAGAACTACTCTAAAACTTCTTTCAAAAAAAATCCTGAAAAGTTTGTTATGGTCCCTGCCAATGCAAGGACTGCACTAAAAAAACTTAATGAGAAACAAGAATATATTAAAACAGAGATAGAGAAATTGCCTTTCAATTCAGAAGAGAAAGGGGATGCAACAGGAATAATAGTTTCAGGTATTTCTTACCAATATGTGAAAGAAATAAAAGAAAAACATAACCTATCTTTCTCGCTTCTAAAAATATCTTCATACCCCATACCAGATAAACAAATAACCAGTTTTATCAAAGATAAAAAAGAAGTTATAGTTTTTGAAGAAGGAGAACCTGTCATTGAAGAAAATATTTATATTATCGCAAAAAAATATGGTTCAAATATCCTTATAAAAGGTAAGTTAGAAGGAACTCTCCCCATAGAAGGAGAATATTCTCTTGAATTGGTTGAAAAAACTCTTGTTGGTCAAAACATCCACACCTCAAACCTAACATCAAAATCTCAACCTTTGCCAGTAAGAGCCCCTGTGTTGTGCCCAGGATGTCCGCATATAGGGTCTTTCCATATACTTAAAAAAGTCTTTGGAAAAGATTCTATCTTTCCTGGTGACATAGGATGTTACACTCTTGGTGTACAGTTGGGAACTATTGATACTTGTCTATGTATGGGGGCAGGAATAAGTATGGGGACAGGAATATCAAGATTTGAAAAGGATAGACCTGTTATATCAATAATAGGTGATTCTACCTTTTTTCATTCAGGTTTAACTGGACTTATAAACGCTTGCTATAATAAAGCAGACCAGATTGTGGCTATTTTAGATAACAGAACAACTGCAATGACTGGTCACCAACCTCATCCAGGAACAGGAGAAACAGCTATAGGTGAACCTACAATCAATATCAATCTTGAACAGTTAATTCTTGCAATGGGTATTGAGAAGGTTATAACAGTTGACCCTTATTTCATTAAAGAATCTATTGAAAAATTAAAAAACTTCAAAGACTATAAAGGGGTTAGGGTAATTATTTTTAAGAGAAATTGTATTTTCGTAGGTAAACAACCTAAAAAACAGTTTTTTGTTGATAAGAACAAATGTACTGGGTGTAAACTATGTTTGCAACTTAAATGCCCTGCTATTATTTTTAAGGATGGGAAAGCAGAGATAACCAACCAATGTAGTGGTTGCGGGATATGTGTAGAAATATGTCCTTTTAACTCCATAGAGGAAATTAAAGATGGAAACTAA
- a CDS encoding phenylacetate--CoA ligase: MNYFNKDIEIAASAQLKAIQIERLKDVVKYVSEKVPFYSKSFDEKKINISKFSCLSDLQYLPFTLKSTLRDHYPFSLFAVPMGEVFEIHASTGTTGKMTVVGYTQRDIKLWSEVMARSLVCANIGNGDIIQNAYGYGLFTGGLGVHYGALELGATVIPISAGGTKRQLAVMKDFGSTALTCTPSYSLFMAEEARAYGFNPFTTKLKVGILGAEPWTEGMREQIEKEWNITALDIYGLSEIIGPGVAMECAGKEGLHIWADHFYPEIIDPSTGQVLEEDEEGELVITTLTKEALPLIRYRTGDIVTLTNQPCTHCGRTMPRISKIKGRIDDMLIIRGVNIFPSQIETVLMNMPEVAPHYQLIITKERYLDKMEVQVEMNENIFSDKIKKLETLEIKMVSEIESALGISVKVKLVEPKSIQRSEGKAKRVIDKR, translated from the coding sequence ATGAACTATTTTAACAAAGATATTGAGATTGCTGCTTCTGCTCAATTAAAAGCAATACAAATTGAGAGACTAAAAGATGTTGTTAAGTACGTTTCAGAAAAGGTGCCATTTTATAGTAAATCTTTTGATGAAAAGAAGATAAACATTTCAAAGTTTTCTTGTCTTTCAGATTTACAATATTTACCTTTTACGCTCAAATCAACGCTGAGAGACCATTACCCGTTTTCTCTTTTTGCTGTGCCTATGGGAGAAGTTTTTGAAATACACGCTTCAACGGGTACAACTGGTAAAATGACTGTTGTAGGGTATACTCAGAGAGATATTAAACTCTGGTCAGAGGTTATGGCAAGGTCTCTTGTTTGTGCCAATATTGGGAATGGCGATATAATACAAAACGCCTATGGATACGGTCTTTTCACCGGCGGGTTGGGAGTCCATTACGGGGCACTTGAACTGGGTGCAACAGTAATACCTATTTCTGCTGGTGGCACAAAAAGGCAACTTGCTGTAATGAAAGATTTTGGTAGCACGGCTTTAACCTGTACTCCTTCATATTCGCTTTTTATGGCAGAAGAAGCGAGAGCATACGGTTTCAACCCTTTTACTACTAAACTTAAGGTTGGTATTTTAGGTGCTGAACCTTGGACAGAAGGGATGAGAGAACAGATAGAAAAAGAATGGAATATAACGGCTCTCGATATATACGGTTTATCAGAAATTATAGGTCCTGGCGTTGCTATGGAGTGTGCAGGTAAAGAAGGTTTACATATATGGGCAGACCATTTTTATCCAGAAATTATCGACCCTTCAACAGGGCAGGTTCTTGAAGAAGATGAAGAAGGAGAATTGGTTATAACAACACTTACTAAAGAAGCTCTACCGTTGATACGATACAGAACAGGAGATATTGTTACTTTGACTAACCAACCGTGTACTCATTGCGGTAGAACAATGCCAAGGATAAGTAAAATTAAAGGTAGGATTGATGATATGTTGATTATAAGAGGGGTCAATATTTTTCCATCTCAAATAGAAACAGTTTTAATGAATATGCCAGAAGTTGCGCCCCATTATCAACTTATTATAACAAAAGAAAGGTACCTTGATAAAATGGAAGTTCAGGTAGAAATGAATGAAAATATTTTTTCTGATAAAATCAAAAAATTAGAGACGTTAGAAATAAAAATGGTTTCAGAAATAGAAAGTGCTCTCGGGATATCTGTTAAAGTTAAACTTGTAGAGCCAAAAAGTATCCAAAGAAGTGAAGGTAAAGCCAAAAGAGTTATAGATAAAAGATAA
- a CDS encoding indolepyruvate oxidoreductase subunit beta, with product METKNRCDILISGVGGQGILLCSDILGEASIYENLPVKGAEVHGMAQRGGSVEAHVRIGCSYGPMIPLGKADILLAMEPLEGARYSYYLKEGGFAVVNTRRIPLLGEEYDIEKTLSIIREKTSDIIAGDFFNSVQKVSSGKALNIFMLGIASSKIPLKKESLLLAIEKNVKEKFVQMNLMAFEEGIKIGT from the coding sequence ATGGAAACTAAAAATAGGTGCGATATTTTAATATCAGGAGTTGGGGGTCAAGGTATTCTTTTATGTTCAGATATACTTGGGGAGGCTTCTATTTATGAAAACCTTCCAGTAAAAGGTGCTGAAGTTCATGGTATGGCACAAAGAGGCGGTTCAGTTGAAGCTCACGTGCGTATAGGTTGTTCTTATGGACCTATGATACCTCTTGGTAAAGCAGATATACTATTAGCAATGGAACCTCTTGAAGGTGCAAGGTATTCTTACTATTTGAAAGAAGGTGGGTTTGCAGTAGTAAATACTAGAAGAATCCCTCTGCTCGGAGAAGAGTATGATATTGAAAAGACGCTCTCAATTATAAGAGAAAAAACATCAGATATTATAGCAGGGGATTTTTTTAACTCAGTTCAGAAGGTATCTTCCGGTAAAGCATTAAACATTTTTATGTTAGGTATAGCGTCATCTAAAATACCACTCAAAAAAGAGTCTTTACTGTTAGCAATAGAAAAGAACGTAAAAGAAAAATTTGTTCAGATGAACCTAATGGCTTTTGAGGAAGGAATTAAAATAGGTACCTAA
- a CDS encoding V-type ATPase subunit translates to MNILSVSSRIKSLEKHFLRADRIEKLVLSRDFNEFSTILEKSPYEIPNNIKTIETLTELFNNKKTILIEESKKNLPIPLYQYFVLKYDYHNLNIVANGKNENFSDYSIVNYKILQASFKTNNHKNIPAFLKPALSILNKLKDKSFEEISLSLKQSYYEVAGLLLKTQKSSMINYFLQIEIDFSNISLFMHKRLTGKHLEQENFIDGGNIKKEHFLKEEVLWKTVKNVYKNIDVPIEIDIFDRERFKVLMGYLSRVRIVPYGMEPLFFYFLARDIELENVKRIAIGKFYNIEPQILSEWGAFPYQYV, encoded by the coding sequence ATGAATATTTTGTCCGTTAGTAGCCGTATAAAATCTCTTGAGAAACATTTTTTGAGGGCAGATAGAATAGAAAAATTGGTTCTATCTCGAGATTTTAACGAGTTTAGTACTATCCTTGAAAAATCTCCTTATGAGATTCCTAACAATATCAAAACTATTGAAACTCTTACTGAACTATTTAATAACAAAAAAACTATCCTAATTGAAGAGTCTAAAAAAAATCTTCCTATCCCTTTATACCAATATTTTGTTTTAAAATATGATTATCATAACCTAAATATTGTTGCTAACGGAAAGAACGAAAACTTTTCTGATTATTCAATTGTAAACTACAAAATACTTCAGGCATCTTTTAAAACAAATAACCATAAGAATATACCGGCTTTTCTTAAACCTGCACTTTCTATTCTTAATAAACTAAAAGATAAAAGTTTTGAAGAAATATCTTTATCTTTAAAACAATCTTACTATGAGGTAGCAGGTCTTCTCTTAAAAACTCAAAAATCTTCTATGATAAACTATTTTCTGCAAATTGAGATAGATTTTTCTAATATTTCTTTATTTATGCATAAGAGACTTACCGGTAAACATCTTGAACAGGAAAATTTTATAGATGGTGGAAATATAAAGAAAGAGCATTTTTTGAAAGAAGAAGTTTTATGGAAAACAGTAAAAAACGTTTATAAAAATATAGATGTTCCTATTGAAATAGATATTTTTGATAGAGAAAGGTTCAAAGTTTTGATGGGGTACCTTAGCCGTGTAAGGATTGTGCCATACGGTATGGAACCACTGTTTTTCTATTTTTTAGCCAGAGATATTGAACTTGAAAATGTAAAAAGAATAGCTATAGGAAAGTTTTACAATATTGAACCGCAAATCTTATCTGAATGGGGAGCATTCCCGTATCAATATGTTTAA
- a CDS encoding sodium:solute symporter family protein, whose amino-acid sequence MDSGNMGLGSIIVVVLYLVFMLVIGMVSSKKIKTASDYIAAGKNLGFWLFVMLILGSTTSGMTLLGVSGLGYIAGWPTFWEQIFVPLTCAVAIIFYGYKLYEVCKDKKFLTLQDYLAYRFESPKVVRTISSIAVLTTSLIYLVGQYTAIAIVLKWLLGIPQTQALFIGAVIVVIYVLLGGLYAVSWTTLFQGFIIFFGVLLVAPIIIQSAGGLSAINTTMGNIDPNMLKIAYPQAHPPVPGYAFTTPLFLISFFFLLTFGLGSGPHIVNNVIAVKNKKHFKWAPLLVFVMYIMIMYLIKMSGMAVRTLVENGLVVIEKPDDSFLVGIKYALPRATWAFFAVVILAAVMSTTDRLLLVIGTCCGWDFYKQLFKKDANDRKVTVVSRVAVIVFGLISFLLAINPPALLAWLIWMGIGIMLTTFVVPILFGLYWKRANKHGAIWSMVTGYIFAFVFGAYAKFKSPLPFHFSFYAFLISILVMVIVSLFTSKPSKKLIKESKTGMFIR is encoded by the coding sequence ATGGACAGTGGAAATATGGGATTAGGAAGTATTATTGTTGTTGTTCTTTACCTTGTTTTTATGCTTGTTATTGGAATGGTTTCAAGTAAGAAGATTAAAACTGCTTCAGATTATATAGCGGCAGGAAAAAATTTAGGTTTTTGGCTTTTTGTTATGCTTATACTTGGTTCTACAACAAGCGGGATGACTCTTCTTGGTGTTTCTGGGCTTGGATATATAGCAGGATGGCCAACTTTTTGGGAACAGATTTTTGTTCCACTCACTTGTGCTGTAGCAATAATATTTTACGGATATAAATTATATGAAGTATGTAAAGATAAAAAGTTTCTTACCCTTCAAGATTATCTTGCATACAGATTTGAAAGCCCTAAAGTTGTTAGAACTATCTCTTCTATAGCTGTTCTTACAACCTCTTTAATATATTTAGTCGGGCAATATACAGCAATAGCCATTGTTTTAAAATGGTTGCTTGGAATTCCTCAAACTCAAGCATTGTTTATAGGGGCTGTAATCGTTGTTATCTACGTTTTGCTTGGCGGGCTATATGCAGTCTCCTGGACAACTCTTTTTCAAGGGTTCATTATATTTTTTGGAGTTCTGCTTGTAGCACCTATTATAATACAGAGTGCAGGAGGGTTGTCTGCTATAAATACAACAATGGGAAATATAGACCCTAATATGCTTAAAATTGCTTATCCTCAGGCACATCCACCAGTTCCTGGTTATGCTTTCACAACACCATTGTTTCTTATCTCATTCTTCTTTTTGTTGACTTTTGGGCTTGGTTCAGGTCCTCATATAGTCAACAATGTTATAGCAGTAAAAAATAAAAAACATTTTAAGTGGGCGCCTCTATTAGTTTTTGTTATGTATATAATGATAATGTACCTGATTAAAATGTCAGGGATGGCAGTAAGAACACTAGTTGAAAACGGGCTTGTTGTAATAGAAAAACCAGACGATTCGTTTCTTGTTGGGATTAAATATGCTTTACCTCGAGCTACTTGGGCTTTTTTTGCTGTGGTCATACTTGCTGCTGTTATGTCAACAACGGATAGGTTATTGCTTGTTATAGGTACCTGTTGTGGATGGGATTTTTATAAACAGTTGTTCAAAAAAGATGCTAATGATAGAAAAGTAACTGTTGTAAGCAGGGTGGCAGTTATAGTGTTTGGCTTAATCAGTTTTCTTCTTGCTATTAACCCGCCTGCACTTTTGGCGTGGCTTATATGGATGGGTATAGGAATAATGTTAACTACATTTGTTGTTCCTATATTGTTTGGACTATATTGGAAGAGAGCCAATAAGCACGGCGCTATATGGTCTATGGTTACTGGGTATATATTTGCTTTTGTTTTTGGAGCGTACGCAAAATTTAAGAGTCCTCTACCGTTCCATTTTAGTTTTTATGCTTTCTTAATA
- a CDS encoding right-handed parallel beta-helix repeat-containing protein, which translates to MSKIFGYISLFCISLSCTLCSENQGYSQWLKRRESLIKDATVMRYYTFEDVKDSESVVTDLGKEGKTLKFVPYKDPATKEEFNDLKVIEGRWPEKKAVSLDRGFYQGEAYNIQDKQFSVEVWFRRQGPGSIVAAMKRQDGTILGVSGYTRGWRIITAYERDLSIRFSIGQPVGSANLFTKTPLPDNTWHHLVVTWDGNQMKMYVNGKFVEQVMTEMVDRKAQQVNKFSGEYVKTDYPFKIGFSEHGVGSLKLDIDEVVIYNRVLSEEEVSVLGRGPSGVSQDDVFMRADTYIKAGDYKKARVEYEKLKGLASYGKELSFFNIAESYRKEKDYANVHKTYNEIFSIPNLSTYYRIYGLFQQAEVYIEQKNYIKARELYNQIIKTDDALEHHLFTSYKKIGDTFRDEKKYSEARKIYERLLVEQESLPLPHEGYRLDLRNRLEEIEDLKDGSQIKSRDKKIEELIESPKRFIYVSPKGADTNSGTKARPFATITRAQEEVRKIKASGGIPAGGISVYLREGRYFIDKSISFGKEDSGTENSPIVYRSYPNEKVRIIGGKQVKGFKLLTDPAIIKRLPEESKGKVWTADLKSQGITDYGELLNRGGHGGDVPGAMELFFNGAPMRLARWPNEGHARVAGLFRVDGVGRGEFQKAGFVYSGDRPERWLEEKDVWLHGFWHYVYSKDHVKLKSIDTKNKVINTYYDTRWGETYPLYSVPISKDTPYYVYNLLSEIDTPGEWYVDRETGKLYIYPPDKIENSEVIASMLSTSLISMDETSYIIFFGVTFEATRTHGIEIKRGRNNYIVASTIKNVGEWAVNINGGFEHSIVGCDIFDTGEGGVSLDFLGGRSKTTPFRKKLIPARHLVINNHIHRFNRFDGGYRQGVRIDGVGQIVSHNVIHDSPMQGIYFNANDHIVEFNEMHDVVYEGRELGSIYIYGEPWYLMSRGTVIRNNYFHHISTHSSPNTNQGLNAIHIDAINGGLVIEKNFFYRIPNGVSNAQPENRIENNVFIDSEARAISQGDRSALFYNQDETPKYRTISHLASQRLAYVRYKQPPWSYRYPQLFDMLYRERPIGLSQNNFIERNINTGGPFITFSRGAKEHNIVKNNWDGDEPLFLDREGRDLAIRPGSPVYGLTGAEPITMDGIGVYKSSLRASWPISRSQEDIGKYYYTDWKPMDELSKTILVPLKRVKSPSTYTIPVRKNPVTIDGKLDVKEWGNLDIKKAMVIEQQFQGEQVEGAKSYVWLLHDNENLYIAIKNDPDPFKEGMLTRMKKHSPLFEVAIESQHSSQTSSWWSDDMVTGPIYTMSFFYDGEYRVNNLFKMNYKDVAEIEKNIEYKRVVLDDENKVWTAEVKIPFKSLGIDLKEVEQLAFNMGAYKKTDWFAWVATGTSIWRVENAGFIKFAK; encoded by the coding sequence ATGTCAAAAATATTCGGTTATATATCTCTTTTTTGCATATCCTTGAGTTGTACTCTTTGTAGCGAAAACCAAGGATACTCTCAATGGTTAAAAAGAAGAGAATCATTAATTAAAGATGCCACAGTTATGAGGTACTACACATTTGAAGACGTTAAAGATTCTGAAAGCGTGGTAACTGATTTAGGTAAAGAAGGAAAAACATTAAAGTTTGTTCCTTATAAGGACCCTGCCACCAAAGAAGAGTTTAACGATTTAAAAGTAATAGAAGGTAGGTGGCCAGAAAAAAAAGCAGTAAGTTTAGATAGAGGGTTTTATCAAGGAGAGGCGTACAACATACAAGACAAGCAGTTTAGTGTTGAGGTATGGTTTAGAAGGCAAGGTCCGGGAAGCATAGTGGCAGCAATGAAAAGGCAGGATGGTACTATTTTGGGAGTTTCAGGGTACACAAGAGGGTGGCGTATTATTACAGCTTACGAGCGTGATTTAAGTATACGTTTCTCTATTGGGCAACCAGTTGGTTCTGCCAACCTTTTTACCAAAACACCTTTACCTGACAACACCTGGCACCATCTTGTGGTGACCTGGGACGGTAACCAAATGAAAATGTATGTTAACGGGAAATTTGTGGAACAGGTTATGACAGAGATGGTTGATAGAAAAGCTCAACAGGTCAACAAGTTTTCAGGAGAGTATGTTAAAACAGATTATCCTTTCAAGATAGGGTTTTCTGAACATGGAGTTGGTTCTCTCAAACTTGATATAGATGAAGTTGTTATATATAACAGGGTTTTAAGTGAGGAAGAGGTCTCTGTTCTCGGTAGGGGACCTTCTGGGGTTTCTCAAGACGATGTTTTTATGAGAGCCGATACATATATTAAGGCGGGCGATTATAAGAAAGCTCGAGTAGAATACGAAAAACTTAAAGGGTTAGCGAGTTATGGTAAGGAACTATCTTTTTTTAATATAGCGGAATCATATAGGAAAGAGAAAGATTATGCTAATGTGCATAAAACGTATAACGAAATATTTTCAATCCCAAATCTATCTACCTATTACCGTATATATGGTCTTTTTCAGCAGGCAGAAGTATATATTGAACAGAAAAATTATATTAAAGCAAGAGAATTGTATAACCAAATTATAAAAACAGATGACGCTCTTGAGCATCACCTGTTTACTTCTTATAAGAAAATTGGAGATACATTTAGGGACGAAAAAAAATATTCAGAAGCAAGAAAGATATATGAACGGCTATTGGTAGAACAGGAGAGCCTTCCCTTGCCACATGAAGGGTACCGGCTCGATTTACGTAACAGGTTGGAAGAGATAGAAGACCTGAAAGACGGTTCTCAGATAAAGAGTCGGGATAAAAAGATAGAGGAATTGATAGAAAGTCCTAAAAGGTTTATATATGTTTCCCCTAAAGGCGCAGACACAAATTCTGGCACAAAGGCAAGACCGTTTGCAACCATTACGAGGGCACAGGAAGAGGTTAGAAAAATCAAAGCAAGCGGTGGAATACCAGCCGGAGGAATATCTGTTTATCTTAGGGAAGGAAGATACTTTATAGATAAGAGCATCTCTTTTGGGAAAGAAGATTCAGGCACAGAAAACTCTCCTATTGTATATAGAAGTTACCCTAACGAGAAAGTTCGTATTATTGGAGGTAAGCAAGTAAAAGGGTTTAAACTTCTTACCGACCCTGCTATTATTAAGCGTTTACCTGAAGAATCCAAGGGTAAGGTTTGGACTGCTGACTTAAAATCTCAAGGGATAACAGATTACGGAGAACTTTTAAACAGAGGTGGACACGGAGGAGATGTTCCGGGAGCTATGGAACTCTTCTTTAACGGGGCTCCAATGCGGCTTGCCCGTTGGCCTAATGAGGGGCACGCACGGGTTGCTGGCCTTTTTAGAGTTGATGGTGTTGGTAGGGGAGAGTTTCAAAAGGCAGGATTTGTCTATTCGGGGGACAGGCCAGAGAGGTGGTTGGAAGAAAAGGATGTATGGTTACATGGATTCTGGCATTATGTATATTCTAAAGACCACGTAAAACTAAAATCAATAGACACAAAAAACAAGGTTATAAATACATATTACGACACAAGATGGGGCGAAACCTATCCACTTTACAGTGTGCCGATAAGTAAAGATACTCCATATTATGTATATAACCTGTTAAGTGAGATTGATACCCCTGGAGAATGGTATGTAGATAGAGAAACAGGGAAACTCTATATTTATCCACCTGATAAGATTGAAAATAGCGAAGTCATAGCCTCTATGTTGAGCACTTCTTTGATAAGTATGGATGAAACTTCTTACATTATATTTTTTGGTGTTACTTTTGAAGCAACCCGTACCCACGGTATAGAGATAAAGAGAGGTAGGAACAACTATATAGTTGCAAGCACAATAAAGAATGTGGGGGAATGGGCAGTTAATATAAACGGCGGGTTTGAACACTCTATTGTTGGGTGTGATATTTTTGATACAGGTGAAGGAGGGGTTTCTTTAGATTTTTTAGGTGGTAGAAGTAAAACAACACCTTTCAGAAAAAAACTGATTCCAGCAAGACACCTTGTTATCAATAACCACATACACAGGTTTAACCGGTTTGATGGAGGTTACAGGCAGGGTGTTAGGATAGATGGGGTAGGTCAGATAGTATCTCATAACGTTATACACGATTCACCAATGCAAGGTATATACTTTAATGCTAACGACCATATAGTTGAGTTTAATGAGATGCACGACGTTGTTTATGAAGGTAGAGAGTTAGGCTCAATATATATATACGGAGAACCGTGGTATCTGATGAGCAGGGGTACGGTTATAAGGAACAACTATTTTCATCATATAAGTACCCATTCTTCACCGAATACTAACCAGGGACTTAATGCGATACATATTGATGCTATCAATGGCGGACTTGTGATAGAGAAAAATTTCTTCTATAGAATTCCTAATGGAGTCTCTAATGCACAGCCGGAAAACCGTATTGAGAATAACGTATTTATAGATTCTGAGGCAAGAGCCATATCTCAAGGGGACAGGTCGGCACTTTTTTATAACCAAGATGAAACTCCAAAGTATAGAACTATATCACATCTTGCTTCACAACGTTTAGCTTATGTTAGGTACAAACAACCGCCCTGGAGTTATCGATATCCGCAATTGTTTGATATGCTCTACAGAGAACGGCCTATAGGTTTGTCTCAGAACAACTTTATTGAAAGGAATATCAATACAGGTGGACCGTTTATTACATTCTCCAGAGGTGCAAAGGAGCATAATATAGTCAAGAATAACTGGGATGGAGATGAGCCTCTCTTTCTTGATAGGGAAGGTAGAGATTTAGCAATCAGGCCCGGTTCTCCTGTATATGGGTTAACAGGAGCAGAACCAATAACTATGGATGGTATAGGTGTATACAAAAGCAGTTTAAGGGCAAGTTGGCCTATCAGTAGAAGCCAAGAAGATATAGGTAAATATTACTATACAGACTGGAAACCTATGGACGAACTTTCTAAGACGATACTTGTTCCGTTAAAGCGGGTTAAATCTCCTTCTACCTATACAATCCCTGTGAGGAAAAACCCTGTAACTATAGATGGTAAACTTGATGTTAAAGAGTGGGGTAACCTTGATATAAAAAAAGCAATGGTTATTGAACAGCAGTTTCAAGGAGAGCAGGTAGAGGGTGCTAAAAGTTATGTATGGCTGTTACACGATAATGAGAATCTGTATATAGCGATAAAAAACGATCCTGATCCGTTTAAAGAAGGTATGCTTACCCGAATGAAGAAACATTCACCGCTTTTTGAGGTTGCTATTGAGAGCCAGCATAGTTCACAGACAAGTAGTTGGTGGTCTGATGATATGGTTACAGGACCAATATATACAATGAGTTTCTTTTATGATGGTGAATATAGAGTGAACAATCTTTTTAAAATGAATTATAAAGATGTTGCAGAGATAGAAAAAAACATAGAATATAAGAGGGTTGTACTTGATGATGAGAATAAGGTCTGGACTGCCGAGGTGAAGATACCATTTAAGTCTTTAGGGATCGATCTGAAAGAAGTTGAGCAGTTGGCGTTTAATATGGGAGCATACAAGAAAACTGACTGGTTTGCTTGGGTAGCAACGGGGACATCTATATGGCGAGTTGAAAATGCTGGGTTTATAAAGTTTGCTAAATAA